A region of the Melospiza melodia melodia isolate bMelMel2 chromosome 14, bMelMel2.pri, whole genome shotgun sequence genome:
GAGCAGTTCCAGCTGGTATTTATGAGGCCGCTCTTTCCATTCAGGGTGATGAACAATCCTcttttcctggctgctgctgcaatTGCTCACCTTTACCTACCAAACAATACAACCCTGCTCTTCTCCCACTTGTGTTTCTGCACAGCAAAGCCCCTTGGTATGTGTGCCAAAAGGCTCTGCAAAATGTGAATTGTGCAGATTGGACAcattcacagttctgctgtctccctGAAATAACCTGTGTCACCGCAGCTCTGCTCTCAGCTTTGCAGCGCCTCTGTGGAGGGAAAACTACCAGGAAAGGAAAATCATTCTGGAATGAGCTTTGCTTCTTGGTTTTTGGCACAAAATCTTGTCTAGAACAGCTGAGAACCTGAGCAGAGGAGCCCAGTGGGACCTGAGCTCGCTGGGTTcagagaggggcagagcagggaggtttCTTTCCATGGCTGCCCTTGTTTAGCAAACACTTCTCCAGATCCAAGCAATCCTCTTATCTGGCAGGAGCACTTCTCTAAGGCCCCTCAATCATTCTTGGTGTCCAGAACAAGTTGTCAGCCCAAATACATGCTAAGAATGGTGTTTGTTTCCCAAACACAGCTCTGCTTGGCGGCTGCGGCGTTTCCAGCGCCCGCACTGAGATAAAAGAGACATGGCTTGGCCCAGGAGCTCAGATCCCAAGGGAGGAACCCCCTGGGCCAGGGGTGCTGCCAGGTGGAGACAGCTCTGAGCCCAGGGGAGAAGCTCCAGGTGCTGAGGAAACCCCCTGTTTGCAGCCACAGGTAAGATTTGGTgatgtgtgcagggcagggaatgggattTCTCCTCATCCCAGCTCGGTTCCAAACCACTCTGGGGCTCCCCTCTGGagtgtttttctctctctgtctgtggTTCAGCTGTCACAAAAAGGTGTTTTGGTGCAGCTGCATTTTGACTGAGGAAACTTGGAGTGGCTCTGAAGGTGTCTCTGTAACTTCACCAGGCTGAAAAAGCAGAGTGGTTTCATTCTGCGGGTGGGAGCCCCTGTTTGGTGGAAGCCACTAACGCAATTTAAAATTATATAATGTTGAAGGAAAAAATAATCGGCAAATCATCTCCCTTACCCACATCTTGATTCCTAAAGTATCCCTTGGAATGTCTTAAAATTTCCAAAAAGAAGGTTTTGCCTAAAGTAGCAGTGTCTTGACAGCAGAAGGAGTTCTAGTTTGAGTGAAATTCAGTGAAATCTCACTGAAATTGAGTGAAGTTCCCGTTTCAAAAcaagagggatggggaaggagtaTGGGGGGCTCTGTAGCTGTACCCCAGATTTGGGGGTTGTGGTTAATCAGCTCCAGAAGTGACAACAAACTAATTAACCTTTTGAAAATGCTTTTGTTGGATTTGTGTGAGATAAtttccctttatttatttatttatttatttatctatttgttGATATTttgttattaatttatttattaatatttttgtatttatcttatttatttatatttattaagtTAATGAATTGTTTATCTATATTTTAGCATTTGGTTTATTTATTAATTCATTCACATTTTGTAATTTTTATCATTTTATTTGTTTAGCTATATTGTAGTAATTAgttcatttgtttatttataacccattatttaatttatttacatTTTGGTGATTAgcttatttatatttacatttatacttGTGAATTtggtatatttatatttatatttatatttatatttatatttatatttatagtatTTATAGGTATAGGGTAtagttatattttatatatatatttatatatatatttttatatatttatatatttataggtatagttatattttatatatatatttatatacatatattttatatatttatatatttataggtatagttatattttatttatattttatttatttatttaattatttattgacTTTTCTGCCCATGCCACGAGCCCTGGAGCTAAGCAAAGCCCCTGTGCTCGTGCCTGCAGCCCCTCACTCCTGCCCGCTCTCCCTcctcagctcccctgtgcccATGGAGGACACGTCCAGCCAGGAGCTGGCGCCCAGCAAAGCCCCGCTGGGCTCCCTGGGGCCCCACGAGCCTGCTGCCGCCTTGATcgtgctggaggagcaggagcgcccgggctgcagcagggagctggtCCTGGCGAGGGCCAGAGCCGCCTGCAGGTGCGGCCCCGGGGCCCTGGGCCGGGCCCTGCCGCGGCTGCTGCCCGTGCTGGAGTGGCTGCCCCGCTACAATCCCCGCTCCCAGCTGCTCGGGGACGTGGTCTCGGGGCTCCTGGTGGGCGTCGTGGCCATCCCTCAGTCCATCTCCTACTCCCTGCTGGCCAACCAGGACCCCGTCTACGGCATCTACACCAACTTCTTCTGCAACATCATCTACGCGGCCACGGCCACGTCGCGCCATGCCAGCGTGGGCTCCTTCGGGGTGCTGTGCCTCATGGTGGGGCAGTCGGTGACGCGCCACCTGCAGCTGGCGGGCTATGGGGACAGCAGTGCCGCCCTCGGGGACAACTCCAGCTCCCCCGGGAACGGGACAGAGCCGTGTGACAGGAGCTGCTACGCCATCACCGTGGCCCTTTCCTTGAGCTTCCTCGTGGGCCTCTACCAGGTACCAACGTTCACCCTGGTGCTGTTTGCTCCTAGGAATGTCTCTGAGTTTGGGATCTCTAAGTGTTGGGTCAGATTTAAGAGTTCTGAGAAATGTTTCTAGACCCCTTCACTTGAATATTTGTGAATGCAGTGATTTTAAAAGCGCAGACACAGCTGAATGGGGGCTGTTTTCCTCCATGGATAACCTTGGATGTGTCTGAAGCATCCTCAGCAAGGGAAGAGAAGGATCTGTGAACCGTCTTCCCACCACCTCAGTCCTGCAGCTGGGCAGATCAGAGCAGGTTTGGGGCTGTCAAGGACCATCCTGAAGGATCATGCCAtgctccctggcagtgtccccactgAGAAACTCCAGGCTTTTCCAATGGGACAGCTAAAATTCAGGGCATCCCAAGTGAGTGCTACCCAGAGCTGCTCatgaggaggcagcagcagggacctCATAGGACTTCCTGTGTGGCATCCTCAGCCACAGAGAAGTGTTAAAGGTAGGTCTCTCTAGTATTCCATACCCCAAATTAACTCCTGAAGACAAATTAATATCCCCAGCCAGAGCTGCTAAAGTGGCAGCAAAGTGACATGAATTGCCAGCCaccccttccagcccttctcaCTCTGCTAAAGCTGTGGCTGCTTTGCTTTTCAGATCCTGCTGGGGGTTTTACAGATGGGCTTCGTGGCTGTCTACCTGTCAGAGCCTCTGCTGGGTGGCTTCGTGACAGGCTccagcctcaccatcctcacctcCCAGATGAAATACCTGCTGGGCCTGAAGATCCCCCGGCACGAGGGGGTGGGCTCCTTCATCCTCACCTGGGTGGACCTCTTCAGGCACATCCACAACACCAACATCTGCGACCTGCTGACCAGCCTGGTGGCCTTGGCCATCATCGTGCCAGTCAAGGAGCTCAACGAGCGCTACAAGGAGAGGTTGAAGGCCCCATTCCCCATCGAGCTGCTGGTGGTCATCGCAGCCACCCTCATCTCCCACTACTTCGACTTCGAGCGGCGCTACAAGGCCGCCGTGTGTGGGGACatccccacgggcttcaggaagcCCACTGTCCCAGACTTCGGCCTgttccccagcctggcactggatgCTCTGCCCATTGCTGTCATTGGCTTTGCCATGACCGTGTCCCTGGCAGAGATCTTTGGCAAGAAGCATGGCTACGCCGTCAGCGCCAACCAGGAGATGATCGCCATCGGCATGTGCAACCTCATCCCCTCCTTCTTCTACTGCTtcgccagctctgctgccctcacCAAGACCCTGCTGAAGGAGTCCACGGGGAGCCAGACCCAGGTGTCCGGGCTGGTCAcgtccctggtgctgctgctggtgctgctgtggatCTCCCCGCTCTTCTACTCGCTGCAGACCTCCATCCTCGGCGTGATCACCATCATCAACCTGCGGGGCGGCCTCAGGAGGTTCTGGGACACGCCCAGGATGTGGCAGCTCAGCAAGCTGGACACGGCGGTGTGGTGGGCCACCATGCTGTGCTCCACGCTGGTCACCACGGAGATCGGGCTCCTGGTGGGCGTTTGCTTCGCGCTGCTCTGCATCATCTTCCGCACGCAGCGGCCGCGCGCCACGCTGCTGGGCAGGGTCAGGGACAGGGAGGTTTATGAGGACCAGGCCGCCTACAAacagctcagcagcatctccaACATCAAAATCTTCCGCTTCGAGTGCTCCCTCTACTACGCCAACAAGGATTACTTCAAGGCTGTGCTGTACCAGAAAACCGGGCTCAaccctgtgctgctggctgccagccTGGGGAACCGGGCACGGCCAGAGCCAGGCGGCACcaggggctgctgtggctgcccgagacagggcaggagcagggctgagagcCCCCCAGGAGACGCCTGTGCCCCCTCCACGGACATGCACACCCTGATCCTGGACTGCGGGGCCATGCAGTTCATAGACACCGTGGGTCTCTCTGCGCTCAAGGAGACGCACCACGACTACGAGGAGGTGGGAGTGCAGGTGCTCCTGGCCAACTGCAACCCCTCCATCCGCCAGCGGCTGCGGGAGGGAGGCTGGGCCGGCCGCGCTGGGGGCCAGCTGGCCTTCCACAGCATCCACGATGCCGTGCAGTTCGCCGAGCGCTGGCaccggggggacagcggggacaaacGGGCTGCTCCCCCGGAGCCCGAGGAACAACAGCACTTCCAGGTGTCTCTGTAGCCCTGGGTGCGAGCAGAGGTTTCTAACGGGAGCAGGTTCGGTGTTTGTGCCGTCAGAgcgagcaggaggggctgggatgctCTGCCAGAGGGGCAGAGGGTGGGAAGCGTTTGGGGAGGGCTGAGCTCGGGATGGGACCGGGAACTCGGGAAGGGTTTGGGGAGGGCCGAGCCCTGTATGGGACCGGGAATTCGGGGAGGGTCTGGGGAGGGCCGAGCCCGGGATGGGACCGGGAATtcggggagggtttggggagggCCGAGCTCGGGATGGGTGCCCGGAGCTGCGCCTGCTCCGCGTGGCCGCTGGAGGGCGCGAGTGAGCCGCGAGCGGGGCCGGGACAGGCCGGGAATTcgggaagggaccccaaaaactgaTCCAGTGATCCCAACCCATCCCTGCCgtgacagggaccccaaaaactgaTCCAGTGATCCCAACCCATCCCTGCCgtgacagggaccccaaaaactgaTCCAGTGATCCCAACCCatccctgctgtggcagggaccccaaaaactcatcccatccccacccccaaaaaaaatcctgcTGGAGGGAGCTGTGGCTTGCAAGCCCAGGGATGGGagactgtaaataaattttatggAAAAGGAATGCTGTGGCTGTGCTCAGGAAAATGAATTTTTGTGCTTAAAGATTGattttaaattgattttaaaatgaTTTTAAGTTGTGTGCCTGGCTGCTTGCAGTTCTTGGGGCAAGGCTGTGCCAGGGGGGCTGAGCTGACCAAAGATCTCTGGATGTTTGGGATGGATGTTTGtgctccaggtgctccaggtGTGGCTGGGATGCAGCTCCCAGGAGGTCTTTCCAAGGATCCTCTCAGGCCATCCCAGAGTGGGGAAACTCCCCAGGGAGTTACCTCAGCCCCAGAACAGAGGAATGGGGCACTTCAGGGGGGGACTTTGCAATAAACGCcaagttcccagccctggctgcagagatctctgctctccgtcCATCCTGACCGTGCCGCACCATCAGTCCTACAGTGGGGGCTCCTGCTGAGGacagcaccccaaaccccccatgtCCCACCGGGGGCtggccccaggagctgcccctgtgtCCCAGAGCCGagggctggggccctgctgggctcCCCAGGGGCCGAGGAAAGGCCAAGCAGCCCAAAGCAAATGTTCAAATGTTCCCatctcccttcccctgctgctgctgcccctgccccctgcctgcccaggcCCTATAAATACCCCAGCAGGGCCACCAGGAGAGGATTTGCTGCTGAGCCTTTGTCAGCCGCAGTGGGAGCTGACTGTGCAACTGGTAATTatggctcagcagcagctggacaggttTAAATCCTTCTGATGCTTTGAAATGTTCCCTCTGGGGAGCTTTGAGGAGGAAAGGTTGTGGCTGGTGCTGATTGCTTCCCCTCTGGAGACGCTGATTGCTGCACCGGCAGCTGCTCTCCTCTCTCCCAGTGCCTGTTCCTGGAAAAGCAGCCCCTGGAATGGCAAGGAGTGTTTCTGCAGCTCCTAACTGCTCTGGAGCAATGAATGAGCTGCCAGCATGTGCTGATGTGCCCATGGGGAGCAGGGAAAactgagcagggagctgcaggtggCGATGGCTCTGGATTTCCTGGGGTAGGAGCCAGGCTTGGGGACATGGATGCAtccctggtgacacaggagccagcagagggaCAGAGAAAGGGGAAGGACAGGGTGAGATGATCTGAGGAGGAAAATGACTCTGGGTGGCAGCCTTGCAGTGGCTGAGGTCCCTGTGATCCCCACAGGGGCTGGGAAATGTCCCTGCAGTTGCTGCTCTGCCCCTGAGCTGCCTCTGCCCTTTGCCCCTTCCCACCCTGGAtggagaggagctgctggagcccatTTGTCCCACTTGGTGTCACCTTTCTGCCCCGCAATCAGGGACAGGAGGCAGATCAGCCCCCTGCTCCCTTTAGTGACAAatcctgctgtcccctgtccctgcagtgaaAGCCTCTGGCATCCCCAGCCTCCAGGAGAGCCAGAAAAGGCTCAGAGGAGGGCAGGGAGAAGGAAGAGATAAACGGCAAGGCAGGAAAGGAACTAAAAGCCCTGGATCAGGAGAGCACCAGCATTAAACTGgactccagctccagctgcactggagcagctctggtCACCTGCTGCCCTGGCATTTATTGAAATCCTGCAGTTTGGTTTCATGTTCCACAGCTTTAGGGTTTGCAGGTCGGTGCCTGAACTCCTGGGAGCCCCAACAGTTCATGGAGATGGcagctttaaaattaaaaaagttCATAACCCACATAGTTATGAAAAGCAGCTACAGAAAAGGAGCTTTTTAAAGTTTAAAGGCTGAAAAAGAGCACAACAAGAAGAAGAtgtctcttttgttttctttctttggtggCTGGGGAGTGTTTCAGCAGGTACAATTGTGGTTTCTATAGAAAGATGAAATGTCTTGTGAAATACCTGCCAAGCCTGCAGCAGCTGAGgctcccagtgcagagcagatccCAGAGTTCAccagagcagaaacaaaagcgcTGAACGTTGACATCTCACAGCTGGTTCTATTTCAGACCATCCCCACCAAGGAATCTGTGCTTTCTACCTCACATTAATTTATTCTTTTTGAAGAAAGAGGCATTTAATTGGATTTTTGAGCTCCCAGACAGTGcttggccttctcctccagatgCGTCTGTGGATGTGGCAGCTggcagggggtgtccctgtcaccctggggacaggagggcacagggatgggcagctctgcttTATCCCAAAGGAGGAAACCCCAagggcagggtgggctggggttTGTTCTGGAGCTTTATTGCAGCATCAGCCTCATCAATGGTTCAGACAATTGGAAGGTGGCAAAGCTCatgtcctgccagcagcagccaaagatttcTTTGTTCCAGAGCATTTAAAAACTTTCTGGCCAATAGCACATTGCTAAACCCACAGATAATTGTTTGGGCAATCACTAAAGGCACACCTacacctgctgcacacacagcttGTCTGCTTTCTGTTAACAACACACAAAAATTCATCATTCAGCTTTAAACCTTCCACTATCTTGCTTGGCTTGTTTTTCTGCACTCTTAAAGTCCATCTCAGCCAAGCTAAAACTCAAGCTGTTTTTTCATGTCCTTGCTTGCTGTACCATTGTAACTTTTCCACTTCCACACCTTGCAGCTGTTCTAGCTCCAATTTCTCTGCTCTGTTTTTAAAACCTTTCCCAGCTTTCTGAAAGTCTTTTTGCCTTTGCTGTttcccacagcagggcaggggagggctcttGGTGACCCGAGTGCCACCTGCCACAGGATGGCCCTGTTGTGTCACAGTGCTGTCCCAccctggggctgtggctggaCCACAACTGaccaatttttttttatattttaaatttttaaaatatttttgtatattttctatatctatatttttatatttttaatatttaactaattttaattttttaatatttttattattttaatattaactaattttatattttaatatttctatattttaatatttctatattttaataatttataattttataattttaatcTTGAActaattatatatttttaatatttttatattcttaatatttcataatttttacaaattatatttttagacttttaaaattttttatattttttacattttctttttttatagtttttttatattttctcttttttgtcaCCCCAGAAGCTGCATTTGTGCAGATAGCTGTGtgggccagcagctgctgctggtgagagGTGATTTCTCTTGCTGAGCCCTCcccaccctgtgcccagcccatCCTCGGTGCCCTTTCAGCTCAAAGCCAGCTGCAGAATGGCTTTCCTGTCAAGGTTTTGCCATGAATTTTGCCCAAGCCAGGGTGGAAACTGCAGGAAGGAGATGTGAAAATGGCTGAGGTTAAACGTGGCACAAGAGGTGAGTTAAACTGGGGTGGGGAACTCCTGGTGTTTTCCTGGAAGGGCAAACACTGAATTCCCTTCTGCATTTATTGGACCCAGGGCTGGTTGGGCACATCCCAGCTGTGCCTTTGAGTGCCAGCCAGAGAGGGGAAAAGCCCTGGGTCCATCTTAGCAAAGCCTGGCCTAAACCTGTGGGTAGCACAGCCCTGTGCGGCAATCCCTGGATGCCAGCCTGGAAACGTGAGAGGAACATGAGGAAAATCCAAAAACCACCCTGGGAAGTGGAGccctggcaggagctgagctcaggacccactgccctgggcacaggttgGTTTTACCTCTGGAGGtttgcagggagggtttgcaaaCCCCCTGCAGGCTCCTCTCGTCTCTTTGAACAGCTCTGAATAAAGAattctccttctttttccttttatttttgatAGGAGTTTAATAATCAGAAATCAGAAAATATGTTGCCTCACCGAGCAGGTAAAGGATTTGGGAAATTGGTTTTGCATCTCCCAGAAGCCCCAAAGAGCCGAGGCACTGCTGacagcagcccagggagctcaggggacaaagggggagcagggggtccccaagggcagggctgggcagggggaaaTCTCCccgcaggtttattttggcttgCGCTCAGTCCAAGAGGAATTGGCTCCGTGCTGCCATGGAAACAGCAGCAGGCCCCAGCAGGGTTTGCAGCCATCTCCAGGGAGCAATCCTGGGGAAATtcaccccaaaccatccctgcggggccgggggctgaGGGAGCCACAATCAGACAGGGCAGGACCTTTGTGACACCAGCGAGGGGACACAGAAACAGCGCACACAGAACTGGGGATGTCCTGTCAGAAGATGGGGCAGGACCTTTGTCACACCAGCGAGGGGACACAGAAACAGCACACACAGAACTGATGATGTCCTGTCTGGAGCAGAGCTGATGTTAAAAATCCCAGTGTGACCCCAAGGGGTGTGATACCAGCAGGGAAGACACTTCGGGGGGAGTCAGCAAGGGTTAACCTGGCAGCAAACATCTCATTCAGCCCAGCAAAGAGCAGGAAAATTACTTGGTTTTAATCTACTTTGTGTCCAGAAATATTCCATTAAAGAGGGGGAAAATAAATTCGGGGGGGGCTCGTGGGCATCCTGAGAGCAGAGAAAGAGGTAAAATTAATCCTATCAATAATCCATGATGAATGATTCACTCAGCTCTCTTATTCACAGCCCCATCAGTTATCTGCATTCACAGGGAATTACACTCACATGGAATTACACAcagcctcatctgcatggaaatgAGCAGCCCAGGAGGGTTCCACAACCCAGAGCCcatccctgtgcttgccagggaagggaaggagctctgcagggcagaaGGACAGACACCCACCCACCCTCAGCGCTGGGGGGATGGCAGGAGATGGATTTCTGCttcacttttatttttcctccaaaaCTTCCTTGCTGGAGCAGAGGACCAAGTGCAAATTGCTCATTAGAAGtagaattttgggaaaaaatgatGGAAAGTTCTGTCACACTTGTGTGGCTTACAGAGAGAGACTGAGATGGGCCAGGACTcagagagctctcccaggagGAGTCTCATCCTCACATTCCTGAGGGATTGTTCAGTGGTTTCCAGCCCACGATTGTGAATGTGGGATTTGCCTCCAGCTCTGACTCTCCAGGTGATGCTGACATGGCTGCCCCTTGCTTTGGTTCCACCTTTGGTCCTGAGGTAACAGATTTCTCCAAGGGTCACTCTGAGAGGGTCTTTTAAAACAATTCTCCAGTGACAGCCGAGCCAACAATGTCTGTGTTGTGAACAGTGATAATTACTGATAAAAAAAACCGACCCAAAAGTCCTGCTTTAAAGCTAACATTTAGCTATTTAACACTTAGCTGCCTTAAGCTGGGATTTATGTTTGTGTCTGCAGGTAGAGCTGCAAATGACTGCGGGGAGTGGATCAGAGTgctctgcaggcagggacagctcccgccACAGATGGCAGATTGGGTTATTGAAAACCTGTCATTTTGGGACCCACCAGGGTGACCTTCTCCTTCCTGACCCTTTCAGTTCTGAGCTGTCCCCAcctgggctcagctgggctcttTCAGCAGGAGCCTGGGAATGTGAATTCCTggccatccccagagctctgggcgaGAGTGATGTGAGCAGAGGAGGTGGTGACAACAGAGAGACAAAATCCCGTGTAAGGACAAGCACCAACCCAGCTGATGCTGCAaatcagctgcagagcagagttTTCCCCCTGCCTCTCCTGTGACGTCCCTCAGAAAATCCAAACGCTGGGAAATCCCAGGAATTCTGCTGCTGCACCCCCActttccagcccagctctgggtgccaaCTGCTGCTGCACCCCAGCATTAGTGGGGGATCTCAGAGGGAGGGGACAGCTTGCATTTCAAAAGGAACAGAAGGAAAGTTCTTCCCCGGGGGAGTGGGAGGCTGCGTGATCCAGCCGTGGGTAAAACCCTCAGAAAATCAGAAAATCAATGTGTTCAGGCTCCCTTTGGATAAAATGCCTCCCACGtgggcagaggagagcagggctgctCGGAGGGGGctcacccagagctgctctctcTGTTTTGATGGGTTCCTGTCCCTCTCTGCTCCTGGAGGgacccagggcagggatggagctgcacctgcagcagcagcagcagcgaatTCCTCTGCAGAGTGGCTGTGATTCAGTCCCGATGAATCACTCAGCCACTCTCCCTCTCAACCAGATCTTGGGATTCATCATTGTTacagcaggaggaaaaggaggaggggaggaaaaaaacccccaaactccagTGCTTTATCTCCCTCTCTGATACTTTCCAATTTTCCTGTTGAaaaatttaattcctttttttttttttaggcatcCCATGCAGGTGGAATAAACTTTTGCCAGTCCTGGAGAGGAAGCTGCatggagaggaggaggatggaccaTGGGgacggcactggtgccagcatgtgTTAAAAAACAAACATGCCCAGgttcagagcagccaggggtgaagGGGTTTGGGCTCTGCCCTCTCCAGGCTCCAAATCCTCCCCTGAGCAGCTTtaaccctgcccagagcactgcTGGCCCTCAATTCCTCACCCAAGCATTGAAAGAGAGCACAGAAACCCACCCGACCTCATCCTCCCCTCCTGCAGACTCAGCATGGCCTCGGCTCAGGGCTCCACACTCTGAATTTTCGCTTTTGTGCCATTTTCCCCTTTGGGAGGTGCTGCTGGAGAGCCTGGCTGGGAGCACCATGGgaggcaggtgaggagctgctctgagcactCAGATCTTGCCAGCAAGAGCTACAAGTGTTTGCTCCATGAAGAATTTATATATCAATTCAGCATTAAACTGAGTAGCTACCACTGGTGTCTACTGTTAGTAAATACTAATAATGTCCAGAGAGCTCACATCAGTACCATGGAGAGGAAAATGCAGGCAAACCAAAATTGCTTCAGGAACTCTTTAACAGCTCCACCCAGACCAGCTTCATTCACTTTGGTTTGGGTCCTCTGAGCCTGAGAAAATCCACTCTGTGACAAAGTGTTTCTTCATGGCTTGGATGGGGTTTACTTTTGTTAATGttattctttctctgtctctcagTTTCTATAGTGATGGACAAACACATGCAGCACACTGGGTGCTGTTTGCCTGCTCTGCCTGAAAACACCACCAAATTTTGGAGAAATCCATTGAAAAATCTTTGCCAACCCCCCCCAGATCTTAAAAACACGAGTCCTATCAAACAAGTTGATAATGTGTTTAATGTAAATTTACTTTTTGGATTTATTTTGTCAGTAAGAAGCAGGTATTGCACTTCTGTGGGTGCTCTGGCTTTTCCTGCATCCACACACAACTGGAGATGTCCTTTGGAGGGGCAAGGACCTCAGCTGTGGTTAAAGGGCATGGAAATGCTCCAAACCAAATTACACCTGTGACCCTGAGCGTGCTCTGGATCTCCCTGTGGACCCAGAGATCTCTGAGGAATCCCAGCCCTGCACTGACTGTACAGCTTGcaagccccaaaccccaaagtGCAGCTCCAGAAGTGAGAGGTGAaggtgagcacacctggggaaggagctGCTCGGGTCTGGGTTTATTTCAAGGGGTATTTTAAAAGCTCAGCTGATGAGCTGCTTgtggtgtcctgctctgccaagaCTGGGCTTTGTTAAGGCTGTCAGGGCCAGATTTCAGCTGCCAAAGCTCCAATAATGTCAGAGGAGCTGGACTGATCCTGCAAGTGGAAAAGCCTTTGCAGCGTGCTTGGAATTACCTCcaattttgtgtttgttttgagaAATCCATTGAAAGATCTTTGCCAAAGCCCCTCAGATCTTTAAAAAGCCGCTCCAATCGAGCAAGTTATAGTAACATGGGCTTGCTGCACTTCCCTTCTGCACA
Encoded here:
- the LOC134425003 gene encoding sulfate transporter-like; translated protein: AAALIVLEEQERPGCSRELVLARARAACRCGPGALGRALPRLLPVLEWLPRYNPRSQLLGDVVSGLLVGVVAIPQSISYSLLANQDPVYGIYTNFFCNIIYAATATSRHASVGSFGVLCLMVGQSVTRHLQLAGYGDSSAALGDNSSSPGNGTEPCDRSCYAITVALSLSFLVGLYQILLGVLQMGFVAVYLSEPLLGGFVTGSSLTILTSQMKYLLGLKIPRHEGVGSFILTWVDLFRHIHNTNICDLLTSLVALAIIVPVKELNERYKERLKAPFPIELLVVIAATLISHYFDFERRYKAAVCGDIPTGFRKPTVPDFGLFPSLALDALPIAVIGFAMTVSLAEIFGKKHGYAVSANQEMIAIGMCNLIPSFFYCFASSAALTKTLLKESTGSQTQVSGLVTSLVLLLVLLWISPLFYSLQTSILGVITIINLRGGLRRFWDTPRMWQLSKLDTAVWWATMLCSTLVTTEIGLLVGVCFALLCIIFRTQRPRATLLGRVRDREVYEDQAAYKQLSSISNIKIFRFECSLYYANKDYFKAVLYQKTGLNPVLLAASLGNRARPEPGGTRGCCGCPRQGRSRAESPPGDACAPSTDMHTLILDCGAMQFIDTVGLSALKETHHDYEEVGVQVLLANCNPSIRQRLREGGWAGRAGGQLAFHSIHDAVQFAERWHRGDSGDKRAAPPEPEEQQHFQVSL